The Natribaculum luteum genome contains the following window.
CACTTCGACGCCGTCGGGGAGCTTCTGTCCGAGGTTGTACGTCTGGTAGGGGCCGAGTCGATTGTCGAAGATAACTGTCGTGACGTCTTCTCTGGCCGCCATGTCGGCGAGTTCGTCGGCTTTCCCCTCGCCCAGCTGGAGGGCAGGATCGGCCTTTCTGGACTGTGTTACTTCGCCGGCGACCTCGTAACCCGCGGCTTCGGCGAGGTCGCGAATCTCTTCGGTGTCTGGCGTTCCTGAGTCGACGCGTTTTGCAATGATCGCTCTCATGTGGGTGAGTGAACGTGGAAGAGTCTACCGCCGCCGCCCGGGGACGTTTCGTCTTCGAGACGGATCCCGCAGGTCACCGGCCGTTCGGTCGCGGTTCCTTGGGGCGGCACGTTCCGAACCACGTTACGGACGGCGACCGATCACCTCCGTTCGCGAGACGGCACTCATAGACCAGGGTACGGCACCAGCCGTCTTGAATCCCGTGGCGAAAACATAATCGACCGGTACAGTCACAGTACCACAAAGGTCTTGACGACTGACTCGAAAACGTGGACTCATGGAACTCGATCCAACGGCACTCGGTTTTGAGTTCGGCGGTGGTGCCTTCATCGGCGCCGTCATGGGGTTTGCCGCGAAGAAAATTGCGAAGCTCATCGCCGTCCTCGTCGGCGTCCAGCTCGTCGTCTTCCGATACCTCGAGTCACAGGGCATCATCATCGTCGACTGGGACGCACTCACTGCAGGACTCGTGAGCACCAGCGAGTACGCTGATCCGAGCTACCTCGAGTCGCTCGTGTCGACGCTGTCTATCGGAGCCGGTTTCACCGCCGGCTTCCTCGTCGGCTTTCGTCGTGCGTAGCGTTCTCGAAGCTGTCGGCGGTCGACCGGGGCGTCGACCGGTGAAAAACGAGCCTACCGCGTGCTAAGTTCGTCTTTGTCCTTGACGATCCGGGTCTCGGCCTCGCCGCTCGTGTTCTCGTTGACCACGTCGTAGAAGTCGTTCTGGAGTCCGGCAGGGAACGTGACGACGCCGATCCACGAGCCGTCTGGTTGCCACTCCTCGCGTTCCAGGTCGCCGTACTGGCGGATCTTCGCCTGTGCACTGCCGGCGTACTCCGCAGGCACCTGCACCGCGACGGTCACTTCCTCGAATCGGATCGGAATGACCGGGCGCAACGCATCGAGGGCATCATCGACCTGGCTCTCGGCGGGCTCCATCGGATCGACCGTAAACCCCGCTTCTTCGAGTGCGTTCTCGATGCGTTCGGGCGGATGGGGCGCGTCGTCCATCTGCGGGTTAATCGCGTTGCGCGCGATTCGGTTGATCAACTGTTTTCGCTTCTGTTCTTGCATCTCGCGGCGCTGGTCGGCCGTAATCTGGATCTCGCCGCGTTTGATGACTTCGGGGATGATCTCGAGTGGATCGGTCGTATCGAACACCTTCTCGAGATCGTTTTCTGCCGGTCTGTCGCCACGAGAGGCGTCCTCGAAGACGTCTTCGGCGGCAATTACGTCCTCCAGGTTGCCATCGAACTCACCGCGTTTGATCGCGAGTGCGGCGTCCGGATCGACCAGCACTTCGAAGCGCGCCCCGTGGGACTCGAGTCGCGCCGTCACCGCCTCGTCGAGTGATATCATACCAGCACGTAGCCGTGCGTGAATAAAAGACCTTTTCCCGATGGTCCGCGCCGACGCGCGGATCGCAAACGACCTCGAAACGGTAGCGTCTCACCCGTCCTGTGTAGACGTGGCGACGGTAGCCACGCATCTACCGAACGGGCATCTCGCCGGACGACAGGGATCGAAACAGTCGTCGCGACGGGGCAGAACGATCGACGGCGTCGAAACTGCTGCCGTCCGCGATCGAGCGTTACTCGACGGGAGAACGGCAAGCGTGTCGCCGAAAGAACGCCGGGATCGTTACTCGTCTGTCTCCTCGTCTTCCTCGGCGAGGAGATCGTTCTCGACGAGGTGCTCTTCGATCCGATCGTAGTCGAACTGCTCGAACTGCTCGGTCTCGACGTCGATCGTCGCGAGGCCGACCTCGTTGGGGAGCAACGACCCGTCGTTGACCGACGCGAGCGCATCGAGCGCGAGCGCGATTCCGCCGTCGAGGTCCGCCTCCTCGTCGTAGTTCTCCTCGAGGTAGCTCTGCAGTTCGCCGCGGTCGGCGCCGACTGCGAGGGCCTTCCACTCGTAGGGCGTCCCCGACGGGTCGGTCTCGAACAGGCGCGGTTCGCCGTTCTCGATGCCACCGACGATGAGCGCGACGCCGAACGGACGCGCACCGCCAACCTGCGTGTACTGCTGGATGTGGTCGGTGACGTCCTTGGTCAGCGTCTCGACACCGATCGGTTCGCCGTACCGGAGCTGGTTGACCTGCGCCTGGCGGCGTGCGAAGTCGATGAGCTGGCGGGCGTCGGCGACGTGACCCGCACTCGCGATGCCGATGTGGTCGTCCGCCTTGTGGATCTTCTCGACGCTCGAGTCCTCGAGCAACGGCGAGGGGATCCGTTTGTCGACTGCGAGTACGACGCCGCCGTTCGTCCGGATGCCGATGCTCGCAGTGCCACGTTTGACCGCCTCGCGGGCGTACTCCACCTGGTAGAGTCGGCCGTCGGGCGAGAAGATCGTGATGCCACGGTCGTACGCCTGCTGTTGGGCTTGTCCCTGCATAGTATCACGCTAAATCGAGGTCTGTCGCGCCCGCGAACGCGTCATCGAGTCGCACGTCTGCAGATCCATCACGCACGACGGCGACACGCTCTTCGTTCCCGAACACGACGTTTCTCTCCTTCGAAACTTGCCCGCGGCGTCCTAAATACTTTTCTTCAGCGGCACGGATCGTGCCACTGATACCGTGAACGAAAATTCCGACGGGCGAGCCGTCGATTTCGTCGACACAGGCGATCGCCGCCCTCGCCGCCTCGAGTTCTCCGTGACGGACTTTGACCAGCGCCTCGCCGGCGCCGTCCTCGAAGTCGAACCGGACGACCGTGAGATCGGCGTCGGCGCTTCCCGGGTCGCCAAGCAGGTTCTGTCCCGCGTACCAGACCTCCCGCTGGAACGCCCGACGGCCGATTCTCGCGTCCGGCCAGGACTCGATGCCGACCGCGAGATACCGCCAGCGGGGCCGGAGGTGTTTCGGGAGGTGTTTCATTTGTCGTCGCCGGATTCGGTCGCGTCGCGGGCACGCTCGGCGACGAGCACGCCGACTTGCTCGTGGACGCGTTCGACGGCGGTCAGCGAGAAGCCGGCGTCGGTCAACGCGTCAGCCAGGACGCCGACCGTCGCCGGGTCATCGACGTCGGGACTGTAAAACGGTTCGCCGGGATCTGGCTCACCGAAGAACATCACGTCTCCTAGCACGAACCGCTGCGGGCCGAGACCCGCGATGACGTCGATCGCCTCGCGTTTCTCCTCGTCGCTCAGGTGGTGCATCGCGAAGTTCGAGGTGACGATATCGACGTCGTCGCCGTACTCGGGTTCGCGGAAGGTTCCGTAGGCGAACTCGACGTTCGCGAGTCCCTCGTCGTCGGCTTTCGCCCGCGCCTCGGCCATCATTCCGTCGCTGATGTCGCGGCCGACGGCCCGTGCCGCGTCGGGGGCGAGTGCAAGTGCGATCGCTCCCGTCCCGGTGCCGAGATCGAGGACGACGTCGTCTGGGCCGGGTGCCGCGTGTTCGATCACGAGGTTCGCGCAGGCCAGATACTCCTCTTGTTTCGAGTCGTCGTACTCGCTCGCCTTCTCGTCGAACCGGGCCGCGTGTTCCTCAACGCTCTTTTTCATACCGTCCTCGTTCGACTCCCGGCTCAATGAAAGACTCGGAGAGC
Protein-coding sequences here:
- a CDS encoding Rpp14/Pop5 family protein, which gives rise to MKHLPKHLRPRWRYLAVGIESWPDARIGRRAFQREVWYAGQNLLGDPGSADADLTVVRFDFEDGAGEALVKVRHGELEAARAAIACVDEIDGSPVGIFVHGISGTIRAAEEKYLGRRGQVSKERNVVFGNEERVAVVRDGSADVRLDDAFAGATDLDLA
- a CDS encoding class I SAM-dependent methyltransferase, yielding MKKSVEEHAARFDEKASEYDDSKQEEYLACANLVIEHAAPGPDDVVLDLGTGTGAIALALAPDAARAVGRDISDGMMAEARAKADDEGLANVEFAYGTFREPEYGDDVDIVTSNFAMHHLSDEEKREAIDVIAGLGPQRFVLGDVMFFGEPDPGEPFYSPDVDDPATVGVLADALTDAGFSLTAVERVHEQVGVLVAERARDATESGDDK
- a CDS encoding FUN14 domain-containing protein — its product is MELDPTALGFEFGGGAFIGAVMGFAAKKIAKLIAVLVGVQLVVFRYLESQGIIIVDWDALTAGLVSTSEYADPSYLESLVSTLSIGAGFTAGFLVGFRRA
- the psmA gene encoding archaeal proteasome endopeptidase complex subunit alpha — encoded protein: MQGQAQQQAYDRGITIFSPDGRLYQVEYAREAVKRGTASIGIRTNGGVVLAVDKRIPSPLLEDSSVEKIHKADDHIGIASAGHVADARQLIDFARRQAQVNQLRYGEPIGVETLTKDVTDHIQQYTQVGGARPFGVALIVGGIENGEPRLFETDPSGTPYEWKALAVGADRGELQSYLEENYDEEADLDGGIALALDALASVNDGSLLPNEVGLATIDVETEQFEQFDYDRIEEHLVENDLLAEEDEETDE
- a CDS encoding ribosome assembly factor SBDS gives rise to the protein MISLDEAVTARLESHGARFEVLVDPDAALAIKRGEFDGNLEDVIAAEDVFEDASRGDRPAENDLEKVFDTTDPLEIIPEVIKRGEIQITADQRREMQEQKRKQLINRIARNAINPQMDDAPHPPERIENALEEAGFTVDPMEPAESQVDDALDALRPVIPIRFEEVTVAVQVPAEYAGSAQAKIRQYGDLEREEWQPDGSWIGVVTFPAGLQNDFYDVVNENTSGEAETRIVKDKDELSTR